A single Calidifontibacter indicus DNA region contains:
- a CDS encoding hydroxyacid-oxoacid transhydrogenase, with protein sequence MSKLDPPQNAETVFTYGAPQLKFGAGAADEIGYDLSLTGARRVLVVTDPGVARAGVAQRVADQMSSFGIEAVVFEGSHVEPTDDSLREAVDYGRQNGPWDAFVAVGGGSSIDTAKAINLLTSNEGELMDYINAPVGGGRAPQKPLKPLVAVPTTTGTGSESTTICVLDVLSLKVKTGISHARLRPTMAVIDPVVTLTQPSGVTAASGMDILCHALESYTARPYTSYEHKQPQERVPYCGSNPIADMWSEKAMTLLAGAFRVAVREGDNLDARGDMALAATFAGMGFGNAGVHIPHANAYPIAGRVKDFHPKDYPQDEAMIPHGMSVSLTAPEAFRFTFDAAPERHLHAARLLAAGADKSYDGVADAELLPTVLIDLMRDIEIPNGCGAVGYDSGDIADLVDGTMKQQRLLATAPKKVTEDDIAAIFERSMNLW encoded by the coding sequence ATGAGCAAGCTCGACCCGCCGCAGAATGCGGAAACCGTCTTCACCTACGGAGCGCCGCAGCTGAAGTTCGGCGCCGGTGCCGCCGACGAGATCGGCTACGACCTGAGCCTCACCGGCGCGCGCCGGGTGCTCGTGGTGACCGACCCCGGCGTCGCCCGGGCGGGTGTCGCCCAGCGGGTGGCCGACCAGATGAGCTCCTTCGGCATCGAGGCGGTCGTCTTCGAAGGCTCGCATGTCGAACCGACCGACGACTCGTTGCGGGAGGCCGTCGATTACGGCCGGCAGAACGGCCCGTGGGATGCCTTCGTCGCGGTCGGTGGCGGCTCTAGCATCGACACCGCGAAGGCGATCAACCTGCTGACTTCCAACGAGGGTGAGTTGATGGACTACATCAACGCGCCGGTCGGTGGGGGCAGGGCGCCGCAGAAGCCGCTCAAGCCACTGGTTGCCGTGCCGACCACCACCGGCACCGGCTCGGAGAGCACCACCATCTGTGTGCTCGACGTGCTGTCACTCAAGGTCAAGACCGGCATCAGCCACGCCCGGTTGCGGCCGACGATGGCGGTCATCGACCCGGTCGTCACCCTCACCCAGCCGTCCGGGGTCACCGCTGCGTCCGGCATGGACATCCTGTGTCACGCGCTGGAGTCGTACACCGCGCGCCCCTACACCTCCTACGAGCACAAGCAGCCGCAGGAGCGGGTGCCCTACTGCGGCTCGAACCCGATCGCCGACATGTGGTCGGAGAAGGCGATGACCTTGCTCGCCGGTGCCTTCCGGGTGGCCGTGCGCGAGGGCGACAACCTCGACGCCCGTGGCGACATGGCGCTCGCCGCCACCTTCGCCGGCATGGGATTCGGCAATGCCGGCGTGCACATCCCGCACGCCAACGCCTACCCGATCGCCGGACGCGTCAAGGACTTCCACCCCAAGGACTACCCCCAGGACGAAGCGATGATCCCGCACGGCATGTCGGTGTCGCTGACCGCGCCCGAGGCCTTCAGGTTCACCTTCGACGCGGCACCGGAGCGGCACCTGCACGCGGCGCGACTGCTCGCGGCCGGCGCCGACAAGAGCTACGACGGCGTGGCTGACGCCGAGTTGCTGCCGACCGTGCTGATCGACCTGATGCGCGACATCGAGATCCCCAACGGGTGCGGCGCCGTGGGCTACGACAGCGGCGACATCGCCGACCTCGTCGACGGCACGATGAAGCAGCAGCGGCTGCTGGCGACCGCGCCGAAAAAGGTCACCGAGGACGACATCGCCGCCATTTTCGAACGCAGCATGAACCTCTGGTGA